cattgttttccttcagtgttcagtgtgtgtgtgtatgtgtattcacctagttgtattcacctagttgtgtttgcgggggttgatctttgtgctttcggcccgcctctcaactgtcaattaactgtttctaactactactactatttttttttctccacaccacaccacacacacacacacacacacacacacacacacacacacacacacacacacacacacacacacacacacacacacacacacacacacacacacacaccaggaagcagcccgtgacagctgactaactcccaggtacctatttactgctaggtaacaggggcattcagggtgaaagaaactttgcatatttgtttctgcctggtgcgggaatcgaacctgcgccacagaattacgagtcctgcgcgctatccaccaggctaccaggcccctacctctgtgtgtgtgtgtgtgtgtgtgtgtgtgtgtgtgtgtgtgtgtgtgtgtgtgtgtgtgtgtgtgtggtgaaaagCGGGAGCAGGgaggtggggcggggggggggattaCAGCGCCTACAGGACATTCACATTTGCAGTCATGTTCGTGAGTGGTGTTCAGTGTGAGGATGAACACACAGGGTACCGAACCCAGACCTGCTGTGTTGTGTGGCGCTGTGTTGATCCTGGTGACCACACCACGCCACGAGCAGTGACGCactgtgggggaagggaggggagtagtGAAGCCTCTGTGGGGGAGGGGAGTAGTGACGcactgtgggggaggggagggggagtagtGACGcactgtgggggaggggagtAGTGAAGCCTCTGTGGGGGAGGGGAGTAGTGAAGcactgtgggggaggggaggggagtagTGAAGCCTCTGTGGGGGAGGGTAGTAGTGACGcactgtgggggaggggagggggagtagtGACGcactgtgggggaggggagtAGTGAAGCCTCTGTGGGGGAGGGGAGTAGTGAAGcactgtgggggaggggaggggagtagTGAAGCCTCTGTGGGGGAGGGGAGTAGTGAAGcactgtgggggaggggaggggagtagTGAAGcactgtgggggaggggaggggagtagTGAAGCCTCTGTGGGGGAGGGGAGTAGTGAAGCACTGTGGGGGAGGGGAGCACGACGTACAGCCGGGGGCGAGAATAAACAGggatggggggggagagagaaaggagaaggaaaggagagagggagagaaagcaaGAGCGGGTAGGGAAGAGGATAAACGGTAGAGGAGACGTTTGGAAGAATAAGACAAGGATAGAAAAAACAGAAAGGGGGgcaagggggaggggagaaagtGGAAAGAAACAGTGTACGAAAAATTTATAAACCAAATAGGAAGAAaacaaagagaaagaaaagagagggaaaggaggaaagagtggaggggaagggagggaggaaggaggccaCAGAGAATGGAACTGTGACCCCCCCCACCAGggtacaaccccctcccccaaccccccccccctcccccaaccccccccccccccctcctaggcCCAAGGTACCAATACCATCCTCCCCAGGAAGTGGGTGTTCACTCACCGTTGGCTCAACCAGTACTCTAGACCAATAGACCTCGGCAGATCGTTAAGAGAGATCGCAAGACGGGGGTATTTACCCCCAACGATCCAATCTCCCAACGACACCAGCCGTGACAAGAGATCAGAATTCCTTTTCATATCGGTCAATCACATTTACTAGTGAGAACGCGAGCTTCTTGTCGTTCGATGAAAATGAATTGTGATCTCTTGTCattgctgatatatatatatgtgtatacatatatatatatatatatatatatatatatatatatatatatatatatatatatatatatatatatatatgtcgtacctaatagccagaacgcacttctcagcctactattcaaggcccgatttgcctaataagccaagttttcatgaattagtgtttttttgtcacctaacctacctaacctaacctaacctagctttttttggctacctaacctaaccttacctataaatataggttaggttaggttaggtagggttggttaggttcggtcatatatcttcgttaattttaactccaataaaaaaaaattgacctcatacatagagaaaagggttgctttatcatttcataagaaaaaaattatagtaaatatattaattcaggaaaactaggcttattaggcaaatcgggccttgaatagtaggctgagaagtgagttctggctactaggtacgacatatatatatatatatatatactgttataAAGTCGGGATACTCACACTGATGTAGAGACAATATTCTTACAAATGTCaggatactcacaacggattctCATCCTTTGCGAGTCAGTATACTCACAAAGGTTCAGAGACAGTATACTAACAAAGGCTTAGCTTTGAGTTAGTATACTCACATAAGTTTAGGAATTAGGAAAAACCGGAAGATTTAATTGTTTGAATAATACTTTCAAAatctgttttgtgtgtgtgtgtgtgtaattacctaagtgtaattacctaagtgtagttacagggtgagagctacgctcgtggtgtcccgtcttcccagcactctttgtcatataacgctttgaaactactgagttTCTGTGAGGTTAATCCCGAGTATTTTAGTTTTAGTTACGACTTATTTCCAGGTACAGTTAAAAGTCCGGATTAATTCCGAAGTCCGTAGTGACCTTAATGTGCACATAGTGGCCACAGTGTGCACATAGTGGCCACAATGTGCACATAGTGGCCACAGTGTGCACATAGTGGCCAtaactcaacccgtcctcttaaaaataacgtcgcttttggcttaTATATAGAGTGCTTTTGTGCTTTGGTCAGaatacccccacacccccaacatcttcatcTACTCCCTACCACCTCATCTACTCTATACCACCTCATTTACTCCGTACCACATGATCTACTCGGTACTATATCACTTTACAGCATTCTCGTAATCAAACCTTCCATCCCCCCTTCTATCATTCTACAGAATGGTAGAATGATAAGTACTCAAAGTGAGAGATATACACAGACAAATGGAGACAGACTTAAGATATTAAAACCCCTCCCATCAAATCCTCaggacccccccaaccccccctccccctcgacATCGATCTTCACTACCCGCCCGAttgagggggtggggaggggaatCTTCCCCGCCGTTGACAGCGCCGATATCCCCCTCCCCCAATGGCATTTCCTTCCCTAGATTTCTTCCCCGCCGCCGCCAGACATTTCACCTGCCCTCGATAAAGACTTCCCCCGCCACAAGAATTTTTACCCTCTATATTTCCCCGCATAATGGAACTTGCAAATTATCTGTATCTTGCCGCGGGGAAATGTTTGTGGGGGAAAGACGTGAACGAGGGAGTGGTTCAGGGCCCGgcggacatatatatatagccggggggggcaaaatattctGTTTTAAAGCTCTAGGGAGGGGGAAATTTTTGATCCTCTTGTTGGGGAATATTCCCCGGTACAAAGGAGCCCGAGTGAGGGAAGTTCCCccaggtcggccaagcggacacgcACAATTTCCCCAACTGAATATTTATAGTTTTATATTATCGGGGAGAATTTTACGACTGACGGGAGATACACAAGTAGGTAAAGCCCTTGTGGGCCCGCGCTGGTGACTACTGCGGTGAGTGATGCGGCCCTGTGAGGGGGGGATAATCTGGCCCTGTGTAGGGGGATAATCTGGCCCTGTGTATGGGGATAATCTGGCCCTGTGAGGGGGATAATCTGGCCCTGTGTAGGGGGATAATCTGGCCCTGCGAATGGGGATAATCTGGCCCTGTGAGGGGGATAATCTGGCCCTGTGTAGGGGGATAATCTGGCCCTGTGTAGGGGGATAATCTGGCCCTGTGACGGGGATAATCTGGCCCTGTGTAGGGGGATAATCTGGCCCTGTGTAGGGGGATAATCTGGCCCTGTGTAGGGGGATAATCTGGCCCTGTGTAGGGGGATAATCTGGCCCCTGTGAGGGGGGATAATCTGGCCCCTGTGAGGGGGGGATAATCTGGCCCTGTGTAGGGGGATAATCTGGCCCTGTGTAGGGGGATAATCTGGCCCTGTGTAGGGGGATAATCTGGCCCTGTGTAGGGGGATAATCTGGCCCCTGTGAGGGGGGATAATCTGGCCCTGTGAGGGGGGATAATCTGGCCCTGTGTGGGGGATAATCTGACCCTGTGAAGGGGGATAATCTGGCCCTGTGAGGGGGATAATCTGGCCCCTGTGTAGGGGGATAATCTGGCCCTGTGTAGGGGGATAATCTGGTCCTGTGAGAGGGGATAATCTGGCCCTGTGAGAGGGAATAATCTGGCCCTGTGTAGGGGGATAATCTGGCTCTGTGTAGGAGGATAATATGGCCCTGTGTAAGAGGATAATCTGGCCCTGTGAGAGGGGATAATCTGGCCCTGTGTAGGGGGATAATTTGGCCCTGTAAGGGGGGATAATCTGGCCCTGTGAGGGGGGATAATCTAGCCCTGTGTAGTGGGATAATCTGGCCCTGTGAGGGGGGGATAATCTGGCCCTGTGAGGGGGGGATAATCTGGCCCTGTGAGGGGGGATAATCTGGAACTGTGAGGAGGGATAATCTGGCCCTGTGAGGGGGGATAATCTGGTCCTGTGTAGGGGGATAATCTGGCCCCTGTGAGGGGGGGATAATCTGGCCCTGTGAGGAGGATAATCTGGCCCTGTGAGGGGGGATAATCTGGCCCTGTGAGGAGGATAATCTGGCCCTGTGAGGGGGGGGATAATCTGGCCCTGTGAGGGGGGATAGTCTGGCCCTGTGAGGGGGATAATCTGGCCCTGTGAGGGGGATAATCTGGCCCTGTGAGGGGGGATAATCTGGTCCTGTGAGGGGGGATAATCTGGCCCTGTGAGGGGGGGATAATCTGGCCCTGTGAGGAGGATAATCTGGCCCTGTGAGGGGGGGATAATCTGGCCCTGTGAGGAGGATAATCTGGCTCTGTGAGGGGGGATAATCTGGCCCTGTGAGGAGGATAATCTGGCCCTGTGAGGGGGGGATAATCTGGCCCTGTGAGGGGGGATAATCTGGCCCTGTGAGGGGGGGATAATCTGGCCCTGTGAGGAGGATAATCTGGCCCTGTGAGGGGGGATAATCTGGCCCTGTGAGGAGGATAATCTGGCCCTGTGAGGGGGGGATAATCTGGCCCTGTGAGGGGGGGATAATCTGGCCCTGTGAAAGGTCAATTAAACACGACTGTATTTGGAACAAGAAAAAGCGATCAAATActtatgtatatctatatatatatatatatatatatatatatatatatatatatatatatatatattataaatatcacAACTGTGATTTTCTAATCTGTGATCAATAATAATTGTTGTCAGGTTTTGCAGACAAAAGTCTTTAATTTACTTCGTCTGTAAAATATCCCTCGAGCTCTTTTGGTCCCGTTGATGTTGGTTACCTGTGTACCTGTCCCACGTGACGGTGATGTCTTCACTATGTCTTGGGAGCACTCTACTGGCTTCACTATGTCTTGGGAGCACTCTACTGGCTTCACTATGTCTTGGGAGCACTCTACTGGCTTCACTATGTCTTGGGAGCACTCTACTGGCTTCACTATGTCTTGGGAGCACTCTACTGGCTTCACTATGTCTTGGGAGCACTCTACTGGCTTCACTATGTCTTGGGAGCACTCTACTGGCTTCACTATGTCTTGGGAGCACTCTACTGGCTTCACTATGTCTTGGGAGCACTCTACTGGCTTCACTATGTCTTGGGAGCACTCTACTGGCTTCACTTTGTCTTGGGAGCACTCTACTGGCTTCACTATGTCTTGGGAGCACTCTACTGGCTTCACTATGTCTTGGGAACACTATTCTGGCTTCACTTTGTCTTGGGAGCACTATACTATCTTCACTATGTCTTGGGAACACTCTACTGGCTTCACTTTGTCTTGAAAACACTCTACTGGCTTCACTATGTCTTGGGAGCACTATACTGGCTTCACTTTGTCTTGGGAGCACTATACTGGCTTCACTATGTCTTGGGAACACTATACTGGCTTCACTTTGCCTTGGGAGCACTATACTGGCTTCACTATGTCTTGGGAACACTATACTGGCTTCACTTTGTCTTGGGAGCACTATACTGGCTTCACTATGTCTTGGGAACACTCTACTGGCTTCACTTTGTCTTGGGAGCACTCTACTGGCTTCACTATGTCTTGGGAGGACTCTACTGGCTTCACTTTGTCTTGGGAGCACTCTACTGGCTTCACTTTGTCTTGGGAGCACTCTACTGGCTGCACTATGTCTTGGGAGCACTCTACTGGCTTCACTTTGTCTTGGGAGCACTCTACTGGCTTCACTATGTCTTGGGAACACTCTACTGGCTTCACTATGTCTTGGAAACACTCTACTGGCTTCACTATATCTTGGGAGCACTCTACTGGCTTCACTTTGTCTTGGAAACACTCTACTGGCTTCACTTTGTCTTGGGAACACTCTACTGGCTTCACTTTGTCTTGGGAGCACTCTACTGGCTTCACTATGTCTTGGAAACACTCTACTGGCTTCACTTTGTCTTGGAAACACTCTACTGGCTTCACTTTGTCTTGGAAACACTCTACTGGCTTCACTTTGTCTTGGGAACACTCTACTGGCTTCACTTTGTCTTGGAAACACTCTACTGGCTTCACTTTGTCTTGGAAACACTCTACTGGCTTCACTTTGTCTTGGGAACACTCTACTGGCTTCACTTTGTCTTGGAAACACTCTACTGGCTTCACTTTGTCTTGGGAACACTCTACTGGCTTCACTTTGTCTTGGGAACACTCTACTGGCTTCACTTTGTCTTGGGAACACTCTACTGGCTTCACTATGTCTTGGAAACACTCTACTGGCTTCACTTTGTCTTGGAAACACTCTACTGGCTTCACTATGTCTTGGGAGCACTCTACTGGCTTCACTTTGTCTTGGAAACACTCTACTGGCTTCACTATGTCTTGGGAGCACTCTACTGGCTTCACTATGTCTTGGGAACACTCTACTGGCTTCACTTTGTCTTGGGAACACTCTACtggcttctatatatatatgccttgGCAGCGTCCTGCTGGCTTCAGTATATGCACTGGCGGTTGCATAAATTTCCGAACGCCACGAaacaattcatttttttttagtaACACATTTAGGCACATGTGCACTTGTGCAGCTGCctgagactatatgaaggggagtacagcgtcAAAAAattagctacgtggtgctaaaagtccccatctcgcaggatgttagtcatacagagacatggggagtagaagaactcccagaaccccatcaaccaggtatcaaccaggtatatgatcagtagccggcactggcaaactatgggtgtattatgaggatatcttcaagaacacgagagtgaataaagtaattgtaaagctccaggtacctcatgccaactggtctgaaaggtctaataactgggcattcggtgatgtagtgtgggagatcgtgccgcagttcctgctcacagagtttgcaactggagtgctcaggattgggagattagtcacctgtagccacctgccacaggtaacggtaacccaacctgatcctggcaaccactgtgtcgcacagtctggtcgacgttttgtgctgcctatAAACATGGGTTtcggatctgaacaaatcatagctttttatactagtactttcaggtcgttgggagtcagtaagttctttcctatcagaacgAAGCATAGCTTTTTATTCCGGTGCATTCAGGCTGCTTTGAGTCAGCAATTTCTCTCTTAGCGGACCTGAGTGTTTAGAATAATATAGTCGTGATGCCAGAGATGGGGAGACCTAGGTATAATTACACTTCATCttcgttacacgctaatttggctacaatatctgtgtcattatgatgggttatatttatatgttaaatggtatccatacaaattcgAAACcttttactctgtgcagcaatcaGGTCATTTCAAATGGCTAATATGAGGGTTTTGTTGTCGTTCTTGCAGAAGATTTCAGTTGCTTGACGAGAAGACTTttcatcacaaaatattattcctcccgcTGTGTTTTGTAATGTTGTGGTAGGTAGTTGTAGTGCCGttggttctgcttgtgtggaggtcagccagttcttTAGCCTGACACTGATAGtctgtgtgcaaatattatttataataatatttcaaataatatTCTAATACTATTCAATTAACGATCGATGGGATAAACTCTGTGGACGTCCACCGGATGTTTGACTTATAATCGACTATGTACTACTGTTATTCAACTCCGATTAAGTTTATAATTTTTAGGCTAAAAAAAAAGAT
This genomic window from Procambarus clarkii isolate CNS0578487 chromosome 1, FALCON_Pclarkii_2.0, whole genome shotgun sequence contains:
- the LOC123751728 gene encoding mucin-22-like; protein product: MTGRGSTVPEEEEEEEEEVMEVEEKKLEEEEEKEEGGERGADSWKRASSSRDRRADYKRIKARLAADVRINENRLKTFRTSPSEVNIDKSLLNPFPPLTTTTPSPRQQSKETPIKENVIKMIKGNVYMCAYTEASRTLPRHIYIEASRVFPRQSEASRVFPRHSEASRVLPRHSEASRVFPRQSEASRVLPRHSEASRVFPRQSEASRVFPRHSEASRVFPRQSEASRVFPRQSEASRVFPRQSEASRVFPRQSEASRVFPRQSEASRVFPRQSEASRVFPRQSEASRVFPRQSEASRVFPRQSEASRVFPRQSEASRVFPRHSEASRVLPRQSEASRVFPRQSEASRVFPRQSEASRVLPRYSEASRVFPRHSEASRVFPRHSEASRVLPRQSEASRVLPRHSAASRVLPRQSEASRVLPRQSEASRVLPRHSEASRVLPRQSEASRVFPRHSEASIVLPRQSEASIVFPRHSEASIVLPRQSEASIVFPRHSEASIVLPRQSEASIVLPRHSEASRVFSRQSEASRVFPRHSEDSIVLPRQSEARIVFPRHSEASRVLPRHSEASRVLPRQSEASRVLPRHSEASRVLPRHSEASRVLPRHSEASRVLPRHSEASRVLPRHSEASRVLPRHSEASRVLPRHSEASRVLPRHSEASRVLPRHSEASRVLPRHSEDITVTWDRYTGNQHQRDQKSSRDILQTK